A DNA window from Luteolibacter luteus contains the following coding sequences:
- a CDS encoding prephenate dehydrogenase, translating into MMEFQKVAVLGGGLLGGSLALAMRQRFPDRAVSLWARRAETVEQARGRGISEATERMEEALEGADLIVLSTPVGAMATVLLAAQGAGLSREALVTDVGSVKATPHRLLRPLLERTGGRFIGSHPMAGSEQTGMGAADARLFEGAACLLTDDDAVGAPWTDRLARFWEAMGCHISWLGAAEHDALVAKISHFPHMMAAVTAKVALQEPQDGKFGGGGLRDTTRVAGGDAAMWAEIVVENRDAMKVVLGQGIKEMSEMLAMLEAGDQEALRLWLAEAKDARDSALPRVRNDFS; encoded by the coding sequence ATGATGGAGTTTCAAAAGGTCGCTGTCTTGGGCGGGGGGCTGCTTGGCGGCTCCTTGGCACTGGCGATGCGGCAGCGATTTCCGGACCGTGCCGTTTCGCTGTGGGCACGGCGTGCCGAAACGGTGGAGCAGGCCCGGGGACGAGGGATTTCCGAAGCGACCGAGCGCATGGAGGAGGCGCTTGAGGGTGCGGACCTGATTGTTCTTTCCACGCCGGTGGGTGCGATGGCCACGGTGCTGCTGGCAGCACAGGGTGCGGGTCTTTCCCGCGAGGCGCTGGTCACGGATGTGGGCAGCGTGAAGGCGACGCCACACCGCCTGCTACGGCCGCTACTGGAGAGGACGGGGGGACGCTTCATCGGTAGCCACCCGATGGCTGGCTCCGAGCAAACCGGCATGGGGGCGGCAGATGCGCGGCTATTTGAAGGGGCTGCCTGCCTGCTGACGGATGACGATGCGGTCGGCGCGCCATGGACAGACCGGCTGGCGCGTTTCTGGGAGGCGATGGGTTGCCATATCTCTTGGTTAGGCGCGGCGGAGCACGATGCGCTCGTCGCGAAGATCAGCCATTTTCCGCACATGATGGCGGCGGTGACGGCCAAGGTGGCGCTCCAAGAGCCGCAGGATGGGAAATTCGGCGGTGGCGGCCTGCGGGACACCACCCGGGTGGCTGGCGGCGACGCCGCGATGTGGGCGGAGATCGTGGTGGAAAACCGTGATGCCATGAAGGTGGTACTAGGTCAGGGCATCAAGGAGATGAGTGAAATGCTTGCCATGCTGGAGGCGGGCGACCAAGAAGCGCTGCGCTTGTGGCTGGCGGAGGCAAAGGATGCCCGCGACTCCGCGCTGCCACGCGTCAGAAACGATTTTTCATGA